From Cannabis sativa cultivar Pink pepper isolate KNU-18-1 chromosome 8, ASM2916894v1, whole genome shotgun sequence, a single genomic window includes:
- the LOC115699099 gene encoding vacuolar sorting protein 18, which produces MDPGRQVFTVDLLERYAAKGRGVITCMAAGNDVIILGTSKGWVIRHDFGVGDSYDIDLSAGRPGDQSIHRVFVDPGGSHCIATVVGSGGADTFYTHAKWSKPRLLSKLKGIVVNAVAWNRQQITEASTKEVILGTDNGQLYEIAVDEKDKKEKYVKFLFEMVEIPEAFTGLQMETTSVPSGTRYYIMAVTPTRLYSFTGFGSLETVFAGYLDRAVHFMTLPGEIPNSELHYYIKQRRAVHFAWLSGVGIYHGDLNFGAQHSSSNGDENFVENKALLINSKLSDGADAVKPSSMALSEFHFLLLVGNKVKVVNRISEQIIEELQFDQTSESVSRGVIGLCSDATAGLFYAYDQNSIFQVSVNDEGRDMWKVYLDMKEYAAALANCRDPLQRDQVYVLQAEAAFASKDYLRAASFYAKINYILSFEEITLKFITVSEQDALRTFLLRKIDNLAKGDKCQITMISTWATELYLDKINRLLLEDETALDSHDSEYQSIIKEFCAFLSDCKDVLDEATTMKLLESYGRVEELVFFASLKEQYEIVIHHYIQQGEAKKALEVLQKPSVPLDLQYKFAPDLIMLDAYETVESWMTTNKLNPRKLIPAMMRYSSEPHAKNETHEVIKYLEYCVHRLHNEDPGVHNLLLTLYAKQEDDSALLRFLQCKFGKGRENGPDFFYDPKYALRLCLKEKRMRACVHIYSMMSMHEEAVALALQVDPELAMAEADKVEDDEDLRKKLWLMVAKHVIEQEKGAKRDNIRKAIAFLKETDGLLKIEDILPFFPDFALIDDFKEAICSSLEDYNKQIELLKEEMNDATHGADNIRNDISALAQRYAVIECEEECGVCKRKILTAGREYQTRGYTSVGPMPPFYVFPCGHAFHSHCLIAHVTRCTNEAQAEYILDLQKQITLLGGETSRDSNGSLTEESISSMTPVDKLRSQLDDAIASECPFCGELMIREISLPFILPEEAYQVTSWEIKPHNLTNLRSLSMPL; this is translated from the exons ATGGATCCAGGTAGGCAGGTCTTCACGGTTGATCTTCTAGAAAGGTATGCGGCTAAGGGGCGTGGAGTAATCACATGTATGGCTGCTGGGAATGACGTGATTATATTGGGAACTAGCAAAGGATGGGTCATTCGCCATGATTTTGGGGTCGGCGATTCGTATG ATATTGATCTTTCTGCGGGTCGTCCTGGCGATCAGTCTATCCATAGAGTTTTTGTTGATCCTGGTGGGAGCCATTGTATTGCCACAGTTGTTGGTAGTGGGGGTGCAGATACCTTTTATACTCATGCGAAATGGAGTAAGCCCCGTCTCTTAAGCAAACTAAAGGGTATTGTTGTGAATGCTGTAGCCTGGAACAGACAGCAGATCACAGAAG CTTCTACAAAGGAAGTAATTCTCGGTACAGACAATGGACAACTTTATGAGATTGCAGTGGATGAGAAGGATAAAAAGGAGAAGTATGTAAAGTTTTTGTTTGAAATGGTAGAaattcctgaagccttcacggGTCTGCAg ATGGAAACTACTAGCGTACCAAGTGGGACTAGGTACTATATCATGGCTGTCACTCCCACAAGACTTTATTCTTTTACTGGTTTTGGATCATTGGAG ACTGTTTTCGCGGGTTATTTGGATAGAGCTGTGCATTTCATGACACTTCCTGGTGAAATTCCAAACAG TGAGCTGCACTACTATATTAAGCAAAGAAGAGCTGTACATTTTGCATGGCTTTCTGGTGTTGGTATTTATCATGGGGATCTTAACTTTGGAGCTCAACACAG TTCTTCAAATGGAGATGAAAACTTTGTCGAAAATAAGGcccttttaataaattcaaaattatctgATGGTGCTGATGCAGTGAAACCCAGTTCTATGGCTCTGTCTGAATTTCATTTCTTGCTTCTTGTGGGAAACAAGGTTAAG GTTGTAAACAGAATTAGTGAGCAAATCATAGAGGAACTTCAGTTTGATCAAACATCAGAATCAGTTTCAAGGGGTGTCATTGGGCTGTGCAGCGATGCCACTGCTGGATTGTTCTACGCATATGACCAAAACTCTATTTTCCAG GTGTCAGTCAATGATGAAGGTCGAGATATGTGGAAGGTCTATCTTGACATGAAGGAGTATGCTGCAGCTTTAGCAAATTGCCGCGACCCACTTCAGAGGGACCAAGTTTATGTTTTGCAG GCTGAAGCTGCTTTTGCTTCCAAGGATTATCTTAGAGCAGCATCTTTCTATGCCAAA ATTAACTACATATTGTCATTTGAGGAGATTACTCTGAAGTTTATTACTGTGAGCGAACAG GATGCTTTGAGAACTTTTTTACTACGGAAAATTGATAATCTTGCAAAAGGTGACAAGTGCCAGATAACAATGATTTCAACTTGGGCAACTGAATTATACTTGGACAAG ATTAATCGTCTACTCTTGGAAGATGAAACTGCTTTGGATAGCCATGATTCAGAGTACCAATCAATAATTAAAGAGTTTTGTGCTTTTCTCAGTGACTGCAAGGATGTGTTGGATGAGGCAACTACAATGAAACTTTTAGAGAG TTATGGTCGGGTTGAAGAGTTGGTGTTTTTTGCCAGTTTAAAGGAGCAGTACGAAATTGTAATTCATCATTACATACAG CAAGGAGAAGCAAAGAAAGCATTGGAAGTGCTTCAGAAGCCATCTGTTCCCTTAGACCTTCAG TACAAGTTTGCCCCAGACCTGATCATGCTTGATGCTTATGAAACTGTGGAATCATGGATGACAACAAACAAACTCAACCCACGGAAACTGATTCCTGCAATGATGCGTTACTCAAGTGAACCTCATGCAAA GAATGAAACTCATGAAGTTATCAAATATTTGGAATACTGTGTTCATCGTTTGCATAATGAGGACCCTGGAGTTCACAACTTGCTTCTCACTCTGTATGCCAAGCAG GAAGATGATAGTGCATTGTTGCGATTCCTACAATGCAAATTTGGAAAAGGGCGGGAAAATGGTCCTGATTTCTTCTATGATCCAAAGTATGCCTTGCGTCTTTGCCTCAAGGAAAAGCGCATGCGTGCTTGTGTTCATATATACAGCATGATGTCTATGCATGAAGAAGCAGTTGCTCTTGCCCTACAG GTTGACCCAGAGCTTGCGATGGCTGAAGCTGATAAGGTTGAGGATGACGAAGATCTGAGGAAGAAGCTTTGGCTAATGGTAGCCAAACATGTTATTGAACAGGAAAAGGGAGCTAAAAGGGACAACATCCGGAAGGCCATAGCATTTCTCAAGGAAACTGATGGCCTTTTGAAGATAGAAGACATATTGCCATTCTTTCCAGACTTTGCCTTAATTGATGACTTTAAG GAGGCAATATGCTCATCGTTAGAAGACTACAACAAGCAAATTGAATTGCTGAAAGAGGAGATGAATGATGCAACACATGGTGCAGACAACATCAGAAATGATATCAGTGCACTTGCACAAAGATATGCTGTGATTGAATGTGAAGAGGAATGCGGG GTATGTAAGCGTAAAATATTAACGGCAGGGAGGGAATATCAAACACGTGGCTACACATCAGTGGGACCAATGCCACCTTTCTATGTCTTTCCATGTGGGCACGCCTTTCATTCACATTGCTTAATTGCGCATGTGACCCGTTGTACAAATGAAGCTCAG GCGGAGTACATACTGGATCTACAGAAGCAAATTACATTACTTGGTGGGGAGACCAGTAGAGATTCAAATGGCAGTTTAACAGAAGAATCCATATCCAGCATGACTCCTGTAGATAAG CTTCGGTCACAGTTGGATGATGCCATAGCAAGTGAATGCCCATTTTGTGGAGAATTGATGATTCGTGAGATATCTTTGCCTTTTATACTCCCTGAAGAAGCATATCAGGTTACTTCGTGGGAAATAAAACCACATAATCTTACAAATTTGAGGTCTCTTTCTATGCCTTTGTGA
- the LOC133028934 gene encoding uncharacterized protein LOC133028934: MSSILQYPDTMDGPDLQVWNNAAFDDDDFECSASTIKASWSTLHSDLVNRSFESFESDYSKENLSPRFMKTPVTVKSSVPIKPLQPNSAILNSHARPLKFEHFSKEGQKERDEKKIDSEIEEIEIEISRLSSRLEALRIEKAERNKKTIERRGRIIPAKFLEPKPSVKIEESTKPKSNRRGLSLGPSEIISGAGFRRLSKIEITPVQTIQNRRKSCFWKLQDIDELRVTKERGKSLSLSPKSRKTTTKTQPPPKQAATTVGSKRAVKKEEAVISSIQPKKLFKEGEKSVAAKKPVKTGRVVASRYNQTPGNDGRKRSLPEDDKDESRRNDNKKRMSFTGKQRGGGRELCRSQGTENRTKKKWEIPHEVVVFKGLDEEECQKSPLPETLTADVLPKIKIFRCVKESPRDSGPAKRVVELIGKKSYFCSDDKIEGPSSFCQALSFAEEKMV; encoded by the coding sequence ATGAGTAGTATTCTTCAGTACCCAGACACCATGGATGGGCCAGACCTTCAGGTATGGAATAATGCTGCGTTCGACGATGATGATTTTGAATGCTCTGCCTCTACCATTAAAGCTTCTTGGTCTACTCTGCATTCAGATTTGGTGAACCGTTCGTTTGAATCATTTGAATCTGATTACAGCAAAGAGAATCTCAGTCCCCGGTTTATGAAAACCCCTGTCACTGTCAAATCTTCTGTGCCCATTAAGCCGCTTCAGCCCAATAGTGCCATCTTAAACTCTCATGCAAGGCCATTGAAGTTTGAGCATTTTTCGAAAGAAGGGCAAAAGGAGCGTGATGAGAAGAAGATTGATTCGGAGAttgaagagatcgagatcgagaTTAGTCGATTATCGTCAAGACTAGAAGCGCTTCGAATTGAAAAGGCTGAACGAAACAAGAAGACGATCGAGAGGCGAGGAAGAATAATTCCAGCCAAGTTCTTGGAGCCCAAACCGAGTGTTAAGATCGAAGAAAGTACCAAACCGAAATCGAATCGCAGAGGTCTTAGTTTGGGTCCGTCGGAGATTATTTCCGGAGCCGGATTCCGACGATTGAGCAAAATTGAAATTACCCCTGTTCAGACAATCCAGAATCGCAGGAAATCTTGCTTTTGGAAGCTTCAAGATATCGACGAATTGAGGGTAACTAAGGAAAGAGGTAAGAGTTTAAGTCTCAGTCCTAAATCTCGAAAAACCACAACCAAAACTCAACCTCCACCGAAACAAGCCGCTACGACTGTGGGTTCTAAAAGGGCGGTGAAGAAAGAAGAAGCTGTTATTTCATCGATTCAACCTAAGAAGCTATTCAAAGAGGGAGAAAAATCGGTGGCCGCGAAAAAGCCCGTTAAGACGGGGAGAGTTGTGGCGAGCCGGTATAATCAGACGCCGGGGAATGATGGCCGGAAAAGGTCTCTACCTGAAGATGACAAAGACGAAAGCAGGAGAAACGACAACAAGAAACGAATGTCGTTCACCGGAAAACAACGTGGGGGAGGGAGAGAGTTGTGTAGGAGTCAAGGAACGGAGAACAGAACGAAGAAGAAGTGGGAAATCCCACACGAAGTTGTTGTTTTTAAAGGCTTGGACGAGGAGGAGTGCCAGAAGTCACCATTGCCTGAAACTCTGACTGCAGATGTGCTTCCCAAGATCAAAATATTCCGATGTGTTAAAGAGAGCCCAAGAGACTCAGGTCCGGCGAAAAGGGTAGTTGAGTTGATTGGGAAGAAATCCTACTTTTGCTCCGATGATAAGATTGAAGGACCATCGTCGTTTTGTCAAGCTCTGAGTTTTGCTGAAGAGAAGATGGTGTAG
- the LOC115700537 gene encoding vesicle-associated protein 4-2 isoform X1, with translation MAVETEKSGSDGKVWSFCRMPFWQGRNGSSSSSSSLSSMHNIHAHHHHQQQQNQSHHQSVERLSLQSPTTVSSVAKSFLPTRRRLRLDPPSKLFFPYEPGKQVRSAIGIKNTCKSHVAFKFQTTAPKSCYMRPPGGILAPGESLIATVFKFVEPPENHEKPVDQKSRVKFKIMSLKVKGEMDYVPELFDEQKDQVAVEQILRVIFLDPERPSPALEKLKRQLADAEAALEARKKPPEDTGPRIVGEGLVIDEWKERRERYLARQQVEGVDSV, from the exons ATGGCTGTTGAAACTGAGAAATCTGGGTCTGATGGGAAAGTTTGGAGCTTTTGTAGAATGCCGTTTTGGCAAGGGAGAAATGGGTCTTCATCCTCGTCTTCTTCGTTATCTTCAATGCATAATATTCATgcccatcatcatcatcagcagcAGCAGAATCAGAGCCACCATCAATCTGTGGAGCGTTTGAGCCTTCAATCTCCTACTACGGTCTCCTCTGTGGCTAAATCCTTCCTTCCAACTAGGAGGAGGCTCCGTCTTGATCCTCCTAGCAAGCTCTTCTTTCCAT ATGAACCTGGTAAGCAGGTTAGGAGTGCCATTGGGATAAAAAACACATGCAAGTCTCATGTAGCTTTCAAG TTCCAAACAACAGCGCCGAAGAGCTGTTATATGCGACCTCCTGGGGGTATACTTGCTCCCGGTGAAAGTCTTATTGCAACTG TATTCAAGTTTGTGGAACCTCCGGAGAACCATGAAAAACCAGTAGACCAGAAGAGCAGAGTCAAGTTCAAAATCATGAGTCTAAAAGTGAAAGGGGAAATGGACTACGTTCCAGAACTG TTTGATGAACAAAAGGACCAAGTGGCTGTTGAGCAAATTTTGCGAGTTATATTCCTCGACCCTGAACGACCAAGCCCG GCTCTAGAGAAGCTTAAGAGACAATTAGCGGATGCTGAGGCTGCACTTGAAGCACGTAAAAAGCCTCCAGAAGACACAGGCCCCAGAATTGTTGGGGAAGGACTTGTCATAGATGAATGG AAAGAGCGAAGGGAAAGATACCTGGCACGACAACAAGTTGAGGGGGTCGATTCAGTGTGA
- the LOC115700537 gene encoding vesicle-associated protein 4-2 isoform X2 yields the protein MPFWQGRNGSSSSSSSLSSMHNIHAHHHHQQQQNQSHHQSVERLSLQSPTTVSSVAKSFLPTRRRLRLDPPSKLFFPYEPGKQVRSAIGIKNTCKSHVAFKFQTTAPKSCYMRPPGGILAPGESLIATVFKFVEPPENHEKPVDQKSRVKFKIMSLKVKGEMDYVPELFDEQKDQVAVEQILRVIFLDPERPSPALEKLKRQLADAEAALEARKKPPEDTGPRIVGEGLVIDEWKERRERYLARQQVEGVDSV from the exons ATGCCGTTTTGGCAAGGGAGAAATGGGTCTTCATCCTCGTCTTCTTCGTTATCTTCAATGCATAATATTCATgcccatcatcatcatcagcagcAGCAGAATCAGAGCCACCATCAATCTGTGGAGCGTTTGAGCCTTCAATCTCCTACTACGGTCTCCTCTGTGGCTAAATCCTTCCTTCCAACTAGGAGGAGGCTCCGTCTTGATCCTCCTAGCAAGCTCTTCTTTCCAT ATGAACCTGGTAAGCAGGTTAGGAGTGCCATTGGGATAAAAAACACATGCAAGTCTCATGTAGCTTTCAAG TTCCAAACAACAGCGCCGAAGAGCTGTTATATGCGACCTCCTGGGGGTATACTTGCTCCCGGTGAAAGTCTTATTGCAACTG TATTCAAGTTTGTGGAACCTCCGGAGAACCATGAAAAACCAGTAGACCAGAAGAGCAGAGTCAAGTTCAAAATCATGAGTCTAAAAGTGAAAGGGGAAATGGACTACGTTCCAGAACTG TTTGATGAACAAAAGGACCAAGTGGCTGTTGAGCAAATTTTGCGAGTTATATTCCTCGACCCTGAACGACCAAGCCCG GCTCTAGAGAAGCTTAAGAGACAATTAGCGGATGCTGAGGCTGCACTTGAAGCACGTAAAAAGCCTCCAGAAGACACAGGCCCCAGAATTGTTGGGGAAGGACTTGTCATAGATGAATGG AAAGAGCGAAGGGAAAGATACCTGGCACGACAACAAGTTGAGGGGGTCGATTCAGTGTGA